The following proteins are co-located in the Lentibacillus sp. JNUCC-1 genome:
- a CDS encoding glycine betaine ABC transporter substrate-binding protein translates to MKNIKKLLFTTLLGMILVLAACSGDENANDGANGNDAKPEDKAPITIGMNNWAENVAVSNMWKIILENKGYEVDLKAVEKAILYEGLSQKDVDIGMEIWMPITDKPYYEKHEDKIDLREPWYEGTDLALAVPEYMEDINSIEDLKGMEAKLDSEIIGIDPGSSIMELTGDVIEEYGLDYNLVSSSEPAMISELQKKMADEEPIVVTLWKPHWVFAEMDLKLLEDDKNIYGDQEDIHYGIRLGFEDEYPEVVEWFDNFKLNDDQLGSLMAELNEAESEEEGAQNWIDDNQDLIDEWVGETE, encoded by the coding sequence ATGAAAAATATTAAAAAACTACTTTTCACTACATTATTAGGAATGATTTTAGTACTTGCTGCTTGTAGCGGAGACGAAAATGCCAATGACGGCGCAAATGGAAACGACGCAAAACCAGAAGATAAAGCACCTATTACGATTGGAATGAACAACTGGGCTGAAAACGTCGCTGTGTCTAACATGTGGAAAATCATTTTAGAGAATAAAGGCTACGAGGTTGACCTCAAAGCCGTCGAAAAAGCGATCCTTTATGAAGGATTATCTCAAAAAGATGTTGATATCGGTATGGAAATCTGGATGCCAATAACCGATAAACCATACTACGAAAAACATGAAGATAAAATCGATTTGCGTGAGCCATGGTATGAAGGGACGGATTTAGCTTTAGCTGTTCCAGAGTATATGGAAGACATCAACAGCATTGAAGATTTAAAAGGCATGGAAGCGAAATTGGACTCCGAAATCATCGGCATTGACCCTGGTTCAAGCATTATGGAGTTGACTGGGGATGTGATCGAGGAATACGGGCTCGATTACAACTTGGTCTCCTCATCTGAACCAGCCATGATTTCGGAATTACAGAAGAAAATGGCAGACGAAGAACCGATAGTTGTCACGCTCTGGAAGCCACATTGGGTGTTTGCAGAAATGGATTTAAAATTACTTGAAGACGACAAAAACATCTACGGTGACCAAGAAGATATTCATTATGGGATTCGCCTGGGATTTGAAGACGAATATCCTGAGGTCGTTGAATGGTTTGATAACTTCAAACTCAATGACGACCAGCTTGGCAGCCTCATGGCGGAACTGAATGAAGCTGAATCAGAAGAAGAAGGCGCCCAGAACTGGATAGATGATAATCAGGATCTGATTGATGAATGGGTTGGGGAAACTGAGTAA
- a CDS encoding M24 family metallopeptidase yields the protein MEKINSIRHDKTQIDLARMRQYRLNRVREQLKSLEYGGIVLFDPVNLRYATGSRNMQVFMLRNPARYTFIPTEGPVVLFDFPNCEHLSEGIETIDEVRPALTMSYVASGEHLESVSKQWAQEIADLMRQYAGDNNKIAIDRINPAGAIALAKEGMRVVDGQEPVEHARSIKSPEEIDAMKISVRTAEAGMIRMVENLQPGITENELWSYLHQVNIAQGGDYVETRLLSSGERTNPWFQECSDRVIQEGDLVGFDTDMNGPFGYFTDISRTFYCGERPPTDEQKRLYQLAYEQVQYNIDLLKPGMTFKEYSDKSWKIPEEFVPNRYFTVAHGTGLSGEYPYIVHPQDFDQVGYDGIIEENMVISVESYIGSPGGKEGVKLEEQLLVTSDGVENFSSFPFEERLLK from the coding sequence TTGGAAAAAATTAATAGCATTCGTCATGACAAAACACAAATAGACTTAGCAAGAATGCGTCAATATCGTCTGAATCGTGTTCGTGAACAGTTAAAATCATTAGAGTATGGTGGGATCGTGCTTTTTGATCCGGTGAATTTGCGATACGCTACTGGTAGCCGTAACATGCAAGTGTTTATGTTACGTAACCCCGCCCGTTATACATTTATTCCCACGGAAGGCCCCGTCGTTTTATTCGACTTCCCGAATTGCGAACATCTATCAGAAGGAATAGAAACCATAGACGAAGTGCGCCCGGCATTAACCATGTCCTACGTCGCCTCTGGAGAACATCTTGAAAGTGTATCCAAGCAATGGGCACAGGAAATAGCTGATCTTATGCGTCAATATGCAGGAGATAATAACAAAATCGCTATCGATCGCATCAATCCTGCAGGTGCAATTGCTTTAGCGAAAGAAGGCATGCGCGTCGTTGACGGACAGGAACCTGTTGAGCATGCACGAAGCATCAAGTCCCCCGAAGAAATTGACGCCATGAAAATATCGGTCAGAACAGCTGAAGCGGGCATGATTCGCATGGTTGAGAATTTGCAGCCTGGTATCACTGAGAATGAATTATGGTCTTATCTTCATCAAGTCAACATCGCGCAAGGTGGAGATTACGTTGAAACCCGTTTGCTAAGTTCAGGGGAAAGAACGAATCCATGGTTTCAGGAATGTAGTGACAGAGTCATCCAGGAAGGTGATCTGGTAGGATTCGACACCGACATGAACGGACCATTCGGGTATTTCACAGACATCAGCCGAACATTTTACTGTGGCGAACGCCCACCGACAGATGAACAAAAACGCCTTTATCAATTAGCCTATGAACAGGTTCAATATAATATCGATTTGCTTAAACCGGGAATGACTTTTAAAGAGTACTCCGATAAAAGCTGGAAAATACCTGAAGAATTCGTCCCAAATCGTTATTTTACCGTTGCCCATGGAACAGGGTTGAGTGGCGAATATCCATACATTGTCCATCCTCAGGATTTTGACCAAGTTGGTTATGATGGGATCATTGAAGAAAACATGGTCATTTCTGTTGAAAGCTATATTGGTTCACCCGGCGGAAAAGAAGGCGTGAAACTTGAAGAACAACTACTCGTCACAAGTGATGGCGTGGAAAACTTTTCTTCATTCCCATTTGAAGAAAGACTTTTAAAATAA
- a CDS encoding GntR family transcriptional regulator, which produces MAKEQRKIPLYVQIKGKLMARIKNQEWMPGDPLPSEGDLMQQFNVSRTTIRQAIRDLTQEGIIETRRGAVARIKTTPNDKMENPGIVHHELGTDFSAKVLRSQYVSDHYYAQHQLKQENKSIYFLERVRLADDVPIGIQQLYTPAKIGHLIEEKAASWFDIFPLLGMNGVTYSNIKEDVTASLVNQHEADLLGISCGDPLIGINRVTLGTDRQPIEFSKTKYLPEHFNYRIEIGYE; this is translated from the coding sequence ATGGCTAAAGAACAGCGAAAAATCCCCCTGTATGTGCAAATAAAAGGGAAGTTAATGGCAAGAATAAAAAATCAGGAATGGATGCCTGGGGACCCGCTTCCTTCTGAAGGCGATCTGATGCAACAGTTTAATGTAAGCCGTACAACGATTCGGCAGGCCATTCGTGATTTGACACAGGAAGGCATTATTGAAACCCGCCGCGGGGCTGTTGCACGTATAAAAACAACCCCTAATGATAAAATGGAAAACCCGGGAATTGTTCACCATGAACTCGGTACGGACTTTTCTGCTAAAGTTCTAAGATCACAGTATGTATCTGACCATTATTATGCGCAACATCAATTAAAACAAGAAAACAAATCCATATACTTTCTTGAACGTGTCCGCTTGGCAGATGACGTCCCAATCGGTATTCAGCAGCTCTATACCCCCGCCAAGATTGGTCACCTGATTGAAGAGAAAGCAGCTTCATGGTTTGATATTTTCCCTCTGCTCGGTATGAATGGCGTGACATACTCAAATATCAAAGAAGATGTGACTGCTTCATTAGTCAATCAACATGAAGCGGACTTATTGGGTATTTCATGCGGGGATCCGTTAATCGGTATTAACCGTGTGACCCTTGGCACTGACCGCCAGCCGATCGAGTTTTCAAAAACAAAATACCTGCCTGAACACTTTAATTATCGCATCGAAATCGGTTACGAATAA
- a CDS encoding type II toxin-antitoxin system Phd/YefM family antitoxin: MRHIRPISDLRNHFADNSKTVHEDQEPVYLTKNGYGDMDVMSIEAYEQKLFESDIYQKLKEAELDAKSTQTRHTHEDVFHSIRKGLSEKSGGENV; the protein is encoded by the coding sequence ATGCGCCACATTAGACCCATATCTGATTTACGAAATCACTTTGCGGATAATTCCAAAACAGTTCATGAAGATCAAGAACCTGTCTATCTTACAAAAAATGGCTACGGTGATATGGATGTCATGAGTATTGAAGCTTATGAACAAAAGCTGTTTGAAAGTGACATATATCAGAAGCTGAAAGAAGCAGAGTTAGATGCAAAATCGACTCAAACACGACACACGCACGAAGATGTTTTTCATAGTATACGAAAAGGACTTTCCGAAAAAAGTGGTGGTGAAAATGTATAA
- a CDS encoding DoxX family protein, translating into MIMNVIRNNKIVAGILAFVRIYIGLAWLTAGLGKVSAGFDASGFIQGAIAGAGGEHPAVQGWWAVFLENVALPNAGVFSFMVAWGEVLVGIALILGLFTNFAALMGITMNFAFLFSGTVSTNAQMVLLTIFLIIAGANAGRYGLDRWAMPFLKRHIGNRKHNKTHKPDLATA; encoded by the coding sequence ATGATCATGAACGTCATTCGCAATAATAAAATTGTCGCAGGGATTTTAGCATTTGTTCGCATTTATATTGGTTTAGCTTGGCTGACTGCGGGACTTGGGAAAGTGAGTGCCGGTTTTGATGCAAGTGGTTTTATCCAAGGGGCCATCGCGGGCGCGGGTGGAGAGCACCCTGCCGTACAAGGCTGGTGGGCTGTTTTTTTAGAAAATGTTGCCTTGCCGAATGCAGGTGTATTTAGCTTTATGGTCGCTTGGGGTGAAGTGTTAGTAGGAATCGCTCTTATACTTGGTTTATTTACGAATTTCGCCGCACTTATGGGCATCACAATGAACTTTGCTTTCTTGTTCAGTGGTACAGTTAGCACGAATGCACAAATGGTCCTGCTTACCATTTTCCTGATCATCGCCGGAGCCAATGCAGGTCGTTACGGTTTAGACCGCTGGGCAATGCCATTTCTAAAAAGACATATTGGCAATAGAAAACACAACAAGACACACAAACCAGATTTGGCAACTGCTTAA